In a single window of the Micromonospora inositola genome:
- the ccrA gene encoding crotonyl-CoA carboxylase/reductase, producing MQDILEAIMAAEGSGQPERELAGLAGLPVPESYRGVVVRAEDTRMFDGMATRDKDPRKALHLQEVPTPELGPGEALVAVMASAINYNTVWTSIFEPLPTFKFLQRYGRLSELTRRHDLPYHVVGSDAAGVVLRTGPGVTKWNAGDEVVAHCLSVELEDAAGHDDTMLDPQQRIWGFETNFGGLAELAVVKANQLMPKPRHLSWEEAASPGLVNSTAYRQLVSHHGANMKQGDVVLIWGASGGLGGYATQMALNGGAIPVCVVSSPEKAELCRKMGAELVIDRAAEGFRFWQDEETQDPDEWRRFGERIRELTGGDDPDIVFEHPGRETFGASVYVAKRGGTIVTCASTSGYQHQYDNRYLWMHLKRIVGSHFANYREAWEANRLVALGKIHPTVSKTYPLEQTGQAAYEVHRNAHQGKVGVRCLAPTDGLGVRDTELRARHETAINRFRGH from the coding sequence GTGCAGGACATCCTCGAAGCGATCATGGCGGCGGAGGGCTCCGGCCAGCCGGAGCGGGAGCTCGCCGGCCTCGCCGGCCTGCCGGTACCGGAGAGCTACCGGGGCGTGGTGGTGCGCGCCGAGGACACCCGGATGTTCGACGGGATGGCCACCCGGGACAAGGACCCGCGTAAGGCCCTGCATCTGCAGGAGGTGCCCACCCCGGAGCTCGGCCCCGGCGAGGCCCTGGTCGCGGTGATGGCCAGCGCGATCAACTACAACACCGTCTGGACCAGCATCTTCGAGCCGCTGCCGACCTTCAAGTTCCTCCAGCGCTACGGCCGACTCTCCGAGCTCACCCGCCGGCACGACCTGCCTTACCACGTGGTGGGGTCGGACGCCGCCGGCGTGGTGCTGCGCACCGGTCCCGGAGTGACGAAGTGGAACGCCGGCGACGAGGTGGTCGCGCACTGCCTGTCGGTGGAGCTCGAGGACGCGGCCGGCCACGACGACACCATGCTCGACCCGCAGCAGCGGATCTGGGGCTTCGAGACCAACTTCGGCGGCCTCGCCGAGCTGGCCGTGGTCAAGGCCAACCAGCTGATGCCCAAGCCGCGCCACCTGAGCTGGGAGGAGGCGGCCAGCCCCGGGCTGGTCAACTCCACCGCGTACCGGCAGCTGGTCTCCCATCACGGGGCCAACATGAAGCAGGGCGACGTGGTGCTGATCTGGGGCGCCTCCGGCGGCCTGGGCGGCTACGCCACCCAGATGGCGCTCAACGGCGGCGCGATCCCGGTCTGCGTGGTCTCCTCCCCGGAGAAGGCCGAGCTGTGCCGCAAGATGGGCGCCGAGCTGGTCATCGACCGCGCGGCCGAGGGGTTCCGGTTCTGGCAGGACGAGGAGACGCAGGACCCGGACGAGTGGCGCCGCTTCGGCGAGCGGATCCGCGAGCTGACCGGCGGCGATGACCCGGACATCGTCTTCGAGCACCCCGGCCGGGAGACCTTCGGCGCCAGCGTCTACGTGGCCAAGCGCGGCGGCACCATCGTCACCTGCGCCTCCACCAGTGGCTACCAGCACCAGTACGACAACCGGTACCTCTGGATGCACCTCAAGCGGATCGTCGGCAGCCACTTCGCCAATTACCGCGAGGCGTGGGAGGCCAACCGGCTCGTCGCGCTCGGGAAGATCCACCCGACGGTGTCGAAGACGTACCCGCTGGAGCAGACCGGCCAGGCCGCGTACGAGGTGCACCGCAACGCGCACCAGGGCAAGGTCGGGGTCCGGTGCCTCGCACCGACCGACGGCCTCGGTGTCCGCGACACCGAGCTGCGCGCCCGGCACGAAACGGCGATCAACCGGTTCCGGGGCCACTGA
- the mce gene encoding methylmalonyl-CoA epimerase, which produces MAENSPVESAADYVTDIGLRRIDHVGIAVADLDAAIDFYERTFGMRCVHTETNAEQGVREAMLAVGPTAEGGCVQLLAPLTPESTIAKFLDRNGPGVQQVAYTVADIDAACAALRERGVRLLYEKPKRGTADSRINFVHPKDAGGVLVELVEPAAGH; this is translated from the coding sequence ATGGCTGAGAACTCCCCCGTCGAGTCCGCTGCGGACTACGTCACAGACATCGGGCTGCGCCGCATCGACCACGTCGGGATCGCCGTGGCCGACCTGGACGCCGCGATCGACTTCTACGAGCGCACCTTCGGGATGCGCTGCGTGCACACCGAGACCAACGCCGAGCAGGGCGTACGCGAGGCGATGCTGGCCGTCGGCCCGACCGCCGAGGGCGGCTGCGTGCAGCTGCTCGCTCCGCTGACGCCGGAGTCGACGATCGCGAAGTTCCTGGACCGCAACGGTCCGGGCGTGCAGCAGGTCGCGTACACGGTGGCGGACATCGACGCGGCCTGCGCGGCGCTGCGCGAGCGGGGCGTCCGGCTGCTCTACGAGAAGCCGAAGCGCGGCACCGCCGACTCCCGGATCAACTTCGTCCACCCGAAGGACGCGGGCGGCGTCCTGGTCGAGCTGGTCGAGCCGGCCGCCGGCCACTGA
- a CDS encoding acetyl-CoA C-acetyltransferase yields the protein MASVIISGARTPMGRLLGNLKDLPATKLGGVAIKAALERAGVAPEQVQYVIMGQVLQAGAGQIPARQAAVEAGIPMSVPALTINKVCLSGLDAIALADQLIRAGEFDIVVAGGMESMTNAPHLLLGQRSGYKYGDVTIKDHMALDGLSDAWDCCSMGESTERHGVKHGISREEQDAFAAASHQRAAAAQKNGHFADEITPVIIPQRKGEPLVISEDEGIRPDTTAESLGKLRPAFTKDGTITAGSSSPISDGAAAVVVMSKAKAKELGLTWLAEIGAHGNVAGPDNSLHSQPSNAINHALKKGGLSVADLDLIEINEAFAQVGIQSARDLGVSTEKVNVNGGAIALGHPIGMSGARLVLTLALELQRRGGGTGAAALCGGGGQGDALIIHVPAGGEAQQ from the coding sequence ATGGCTTCGGTGATCATCAGCGGCGCGCGTACCCCCATGGGGCGGCTGCTGGGCAACCTCAAGGACCTCCCGGCGACGAAGCTCGGTGGGGTGGCGATCAAGGCCGCGCTGGAGCGCGCCGGCGTCGCCCCCGAGCAGGTGCAGTACGTGATCATGGGGCAGGTGCTCCAGGCCGGCGCCGGTCAGATCCCGGCCCGGCAGGCGGCGGTCGAGGCGGGCATCCCGATGTCCGTGCCGGCCCTGACCATCAACAAGGTCTGCCTCTCCGGCCTGGACGCGATCGCCCTGGCCGACCAGCTCATCCGGGCCGGCGAGTTCGACATCGTGGTGGCCGGCGGCATGGAGTCGATGACCAACGCCCCGCACCTGCTGCTCGGCCAGCGCAGCGGCTACAAGTACGGCGACGTCACGATCAAGGACCACATGGCCCTCGACGGGCTCAGCGACGCCTGGGACTGCTGCTCGATGGGCGAGTCGACCGAGCGGCACGGCGTCAAGCACGGCATCAGCCGTGAGGAGCAGGACGCCTTCGCCGCGGCCAGCCACCAGCGGGCCGCAGCCGCGCAGAAGAACGGCCACTTCGCCGACGAGATCACCCCGGTGATCATCCCGCAGCGCAAGGGTGAGCCGCTGGTGATCAGCGAGGACGAGGGCATCCGCCCGGACACCACCGCCGAGTCGCTGGGCAAGCTGCGGCCGGCGTTCACGAAGGACGGCACCATCACCGCCGGCAGCTCCTCGCCGATCTCCGACGGGGCCGCCGCCGTGGTCGTGATGAGCAAGGCCAAGGCGAAGGAGCTGGGGCTGACCTGGCTGGCCGAGATCGGCGCGCACGGCAACGTGGCCGGCCCGGACAACTCGCTGCACTCGCAGCCGTCCAACGCCATCAACCACGCCCTCAAGAAGGGTGGCCTCAGCGTCGCAGACCTCGACCTGATCGAGATCAACGAGGCGTTCGCCCAGGTCGGCATCCAGTCCGCGCGGGACCTCGGGGTCAGCACCGAAAAGGTGAACGTCAACGGCGGCGCGATCGCGCTCGGCCACCCGATCGGCATGTCCGGCGCCCGGCTGGTGCTCACCCTGGCGCTGGAGCTCCAGCGGCGCGGCGGCGGCACCGGTGCGGCCGCGCTCTGCGGCGGCGGCGGCCAGGGCGACGCGCTGATCATCCACGTGCCGGCGGGCGGCGAAGCCCAGCAGTGA
- the meaB gene encoding methylmalonyl Co-A mutase-associated GTPase MeaB, whose amino-acid sequence MLVERARAGDPRAVARLITLVESGDEVLPQVAGALAPYAGQAQVVGLTGSPGVGKSTTTNELVRALRARGHRVGVLAIDPSSPFTGGAILGDRVRMQDHATDPGVYIRSMSSRGHLGGLSAATPQAVRVLEGAGCDVVLVETVGVGQAEVEVASLADTTLVLLAPGMGDAIQAVKAGILEIADVFVVNKADRDGADATVRDIQGMIALGERGPGEWRPQVVRAIAARGEGIDDIAAAIDKHRGWLEQHDELRRRRETRAAAEIEAIALGVLRARIGSLRDGTELSTLAAKVAEGAIDPYAAADELLAQLGS is encoded by the coding sequence ATGCTGGTGGAGCGGGCCCGCGCGGGTGACCCCCGCGCGGTGGCCCGGCTGATCACCCTGGTCGAGTCCGGCGACGAGGTGCTGCCGCAGGTCGCGGGGGCCCTCGCGCCGTACGCCGGTCAGGCCCAGGTGGTGGGCCTGACCGGGTCCCCGGGCGTGGGCAAGTCGACCACCACCAACGAGCTGGTCCGGGCGCTGCGGGCGCGCGGCCACCGGGTCGGCGTGCTGGCCATCGACCCGTCCAGCCCGTTCACCGGCGGGGCGATCCTCGGCGACCGGGTCCGGATGCAGGACCATGCCACCGACCCGGGCGTCTACATCCGCTCAATGTCCAGCCGGGGCCACCTCGGCGGGCTCTCCGCGGCCACCCCGCAGGCCGTCCGGGTGCTGGAGGGCGCCGGCTGCGACGTGGTGCTGGTGGAGACCGTCGGCGTCGGGCAGGCCGAGGTGGAGGTCGCCTCGCTGGCCGACACCACGCTGGTGCTGCTCGCCCCGGGCATGGGCGACGCGATCCAGGCGGTGAAGGCCGGCATCCTGGAGATCGCCGACGTCTTCGTGGTCAACAAGGCCGACCGGGACGGTGCCGACGCCACCGTCCGCGACATCCAGGGCATGATCGCCCTGGGCGAGCGGGGGCCGGGGGAGTGGCGGCCGCAGGTGGTGCGGGCCATCGCCGCGCGGGGCGAGGGGATCGACGACATCGCCGCCGCGATCGACAAGCACCGCGGCTGGCTGGAGCAGCACGACGAGCTGCGCCGCCGCCGGGAGACGCGGGCCGCCGCCGAGATCGAGGCCATCGCGCTGGGCGTCCTCCGCGCCCGGATCGGCTCCCTGCGCGACGGCACGGAGCTGTCGACGCTCGCCGCCAAGGTGGCCGAGGGCGCCATCGACCCGTACGCGGCGGCGGACGAGCTGCTCGCCCAGCTCGGCTCCTGA
- a CDS encoding Asp23/Gls24 family envelope stress response protein, translating to MADEATQELSVTPDAVAGGTTHVSDEVVEKIAVAAAKSVPGVAELGGDVARFFNAVLDKVGLDQVGDARRGCSAHVTNGAAVVNLVLVISGGRPVPEVTDAVRSAVTAAVEAYGLRVDEINIRVDDVALGGPAAPSA from the coding sequence ATGGCTGACGAGGCGACCCAGGAGCTGTCCGTGACGCCGGACGCGGTGGCGGGCGGCACGACGCACGTCTCCGACGAGGTGGTGGAGAAGATCGCGGTGGCCGCCGCGAAGTCCGTGCCCGGGGTGGCCGAGCTGGGCGGGGACGTGGCCCGGTTCTTCAACGCGGTGCTCGACAAGGTCGGCCTGGACCAGGTGGGCGATGCCCGGCGGGGCTGCTCGGCACACGTCACGAACGGCGCGGCGGTGGTCAACCTGGTGCTGGTGATCTCCGGCGGCCGGCCGGTGCCGGAGGTGACCGACGCGGTGCGGTCCGCGGTGACGGCGGCGGTCGAGGCGTACGGGCTGCGGGTCGACGAGATCAACATCCGGGTCGATGACGTGGCCCTGGGCGGTCCGGCGGCGCCCTCGGCCTGA
- a CDS encoding acyl-CoA mutase large subunit family protein has product MNADEIAAGRARWQARYDAARKRDADFTTLSGMTVDPVYGPPEGAAYPGFERIGWPGEFPYTRGLHPTGYRGRTWTIRQFAGFGNAQQTNERYKMILGAGGGGLSVAFDMPTLMGRDSDDPQALGEVGHCGVAIDTATDMEALFDGIGLAGVTTSMTISGPAVPVFCMYLVAAERQGVDLSTLDGTLQTDIFKEYIAQKEWLFDPEPHLRLIGDLMEYCAREIPRYKPLSVSGYHIREAGSTAAQELAYTLADGFGYVELGLSRGLDVNVFAPGLSFFFDSHVDFFEEIAKFRAARRIWARWLRDVYGATSEKALWLRFHTQTAGVSLTAQQPVNNVVRTAVEALAAVLGGTNSLHTNALDETLALPTDESAEIALRTQQVLMEETGVTNVADPLGGSWYVEALTDKIEAEAEEIFARIRQLGGEGPHQIGPMTSGILRGIEDGWFTGHIAESAFVYQQALEKGDKKIVGVNCHTGTVAKDLEILRISHEVELEQRRVLAERKAARDETAVKAAVARLVEVSRTDENMIPAMLEAVRAEATLGEICDALRAEWGVYREPARF; this is encoded by the coding sequence ATGAACGCCGACGAGATCGCCGCCGGACGGGCACGGTGGCAGGCCCGCTACGACGCCGCGCGCAAGCGGGACGCGGACTTCACCACGCTCTCCGGGATGACCGTGGACCCGGTGTACGGCCCGCCGGAGGGCGCCGCGTACCCGGGCTTCGAGCGGATCGGCTGGCCGGGGGAGTTCCCGTACACCCGGGGGCTCCACCCGACCGGCTACCGCGGGCGGACCTGGACCATCCGGCAGTTCGCCGGGTTCGGCAACGCCCAGCAGACCAACGAGCGCTACAAGATGATCCTCGGCGCGGGCGGCGGCGGGCTCTCCGTCGCGTTCGACATGCCGACCCTGATGGGCCGCGACTCCGACGACCCGCAGGCGCTCGGCGAGGTCGGCCACTGCGGCGTCGCCATCGACACCGCGACCGACATGGAGGCGCTCTTCGACGGCATCGGCCTGGCCGGCGTCACCACCTCGATGACCATCTCCGGCCCGGCCGTGCCGGTCTTCTGCATGTACCTGGTCGCCGCCGAGCGGCAGGGCGTCGATCTGTCCACCCTGGACGGCACCCTCCAGACGGACATCTTCAAGGAGTACATCGCGCAGAAGGAGTGGCTCTTCGACCCGGAGCCGCACCTGCGCCTGATCGGCGACCTGATGGAGTACTGCGCCCGGGAGATCCCGCGGTACAAGCCGCTGTCGGTCTCCGGGTACCACATCCGCGAGGCCGGCTCGACCGCCGCGCAGGAGCTGGCGTACACCCTGGCCGACGGGTTCGGCTACGTCGAGCTGGGGCTGTCGCGCGGGCTGGACGTCAACGTCTTCGCCCCGGGGCTGAGCTTCTTCTTCGACTCCCACGTGGACTTCTTCGAGGAGATCGCCAAGTTCCGGGCCGCCCGCCGGATCTGGGCCCGCTGGCTGCGCGACGTCTACGGCGCCACCAGCGAGAAGGCGCTCTGGTTGCGGTTCCACACCCAGACCGCCGGGGTGTCGCTGACCGCCCAGCAGCCGGTCAACAACGTGGTGCGGACCGCCGTCGAGGCCCTGGCGGCCGTGCTCGGCGGGACCAACTCGCTGCACACCAACGCCCTCGACGAGACCCTGGCGCTGCCCACCGACGAGTCTGCCGAGATCGCCCTGCGTACCCAGCAGGTGCTGATGGAGGAGACCGGGGTGACCAACGTGGCCGACCCGCTCGGCGGGTCGTGGTACGTCGAGGCGCTCACCGACAAGATCGAGGCAGAGGCCGAGGAGATCTTCGCCCGGATCCGGCAGCTCGGTGGCGAGGGGCCGCACCAGATCGGGCCGATGACCTCGGGCATCCTGCGCGGTATCGAGGACGGCTGGTTCACCGGCCACATCGCCGAGTCGGCCTTCGTCTATCAGCAGGCGCTGGAGAAGGGCGACAAGAAGATCGTCGGGGTCAACTGCCACACCGGGACGGTCGCCAAGGACCTGGAGATCCTGCGCATCTCGCACGAGGTGGAGCTGGAGCAGCGTCGGGTGCTGGCCGAGCGCAAGGCCGCCCGCGACGAAACCGCGGTGAAGGCCGCCGTCGCCCGCCTGGTCGAGGTCAGCCGCACCGACGAGAACATGATCCCGGCCATGCTCGAGGCGGTCCGCGCCGAGGCCACCCTCGGCGAGATCTGCGACGCCCTCCGCGCCGAGTGGGGCGTCTACCGCGAACCCGCCCGCTTCTGA
- a CDS encoding tetratricopeptide repeat protein: protein MSDPRITSSIFTRGAVDLSALRGTPAPARPATPAQSGPPTGLPGAPAGGGGVFVIDVTEATFQSEVLERSLSTPVVVDFWAEWCEPCKQLSPVLERLAAEGNGAWVLAKVDVDANPRIAQMFRVQGIPMVYAVVGGQPIDAFSGVVPEAQLRQWISAVLKAGGVDVAEPEDPRLDEADDALMSGDLDAAERAYRKILAESPADAAAEAGLAQVGLARRVAGADPQAALTAAEGAPDDVEAQLLAADIEVLSGLAEQAYRRLVGLVRRTAGDDREKVRQHLVSLFTIAGPEDPAVASARRALASALF from the coding sequence ATGAGCGACCCACGGATCACCTCGTCGATCTTCACCCGCGGCGCGGTCGACCTCAGCGCGCTGCGCGGCACACCAGCCCCCGCCCGTCCCGCCACACCGGCCCAGTCCGGGCCGCCCACCGGCCTTCCGGGCGCTCCCGCCGGCGGCGGCGGGGTGTTCGTGATAGACGTGACCGAGGCGACCTTCCAGTCGGAGGTGCTGGAGCGTTCGCTCAGCACCCCCGTGGTGGTGGACTTCTGGGCCGAGTGGTGCGAGCCGTGCAAGCAGCTCTCCCCGGTGCTCGAACGGCTGGCCGCCGAGGGCAACGGCGCGTGGGTGCTGGCCAAGGTGGACGTGGACGCCAACCCCCGGATCGCCCAGATGTTCCGGGTGCAGGGCATCCCGATGGTCTACGCGGTGGTCGGCGGGCAGCCGATCGACGCCTTCTCCGGGGTGGTGCCGGAGGCCCAGCTCCGGCAGTGGATCTCCGCCGTGCTCAAGGCCGGCGGCGTCGACGTGGCCGAGCCGGAGGACCCCCGCCTCGACGAGGCCGACGACGCGCTGATGAGCGGCGACCTGGACGCCGCCGAGCGGGCGTACCGGAAGATCCTGGCCGAGTCCCCGGCGGACGCCGCGGCCGAGGCCGGGCTGGCCCAGGTCGGGCTGGCCCGCCGGGTCGCCGGCGCCGACCCGCAGGCCGCGCTCACCGCCGCCGAGGGCGCCCCCGACGATGTCGAGGCTCAGCTCCTCGCCGCCGACATCGAGGTGCTCAGCGGCCTGGCCGAGCAGGCCTACCGGCGACTGGTCGGCCTGGTCCGCCGGACCGCCGGCGACGACCGGGAGAAGGTACGCCAGCACCTGGTCAGCCTCTTCACCATCGCCGGCCCGGAGGACCCCGCCGTGGCCTCGGCCCGCCGGGCCCTGGCCAGCGCACTGTTCTGA
- a CDS encoding penicillin-binding transpeptidase domain-containing protein: MLVSYPVRRRRSQLRPIFTAVTAAVLAAGALAGCSTEDGPERSVDAFLAGWRSGDLHTVGFIDATGARMPAAEVTKEIRALSGELVDTPPALKRKGDAKITADTATAQVEVAWTLPGQTRWAYDRPVRLKRGGDNQWQVIWEPALVQEQLEEGDRLALRRQAAPRAGMLDAAGDPIVAPRPVVRVGLQPSEVTDVKALNRQLDAAFKAIRPALTPPVDLSDLPKRLAEADPGAFVEVVTLRDEAYRQIRPRIHDLPGTKFQAENLDLAPTREFARALLGSVDPAQADDLKAHPDRYVAGDLVGHGGLQGRYDDRLRGVPGLTVVTERPKPGEPGMTTGAEVFRSEPKAGQPLKTTIGVTTQNAADAALRGEKRRSALVAVRISDGAVLAAANGPGPAGENLAFTAQVPPGSTFKTVSALALLDKGAVTPEATVACPKAFVVDGRPFKNSDNFELGSVPFSTDFAKSCNTAFTSLAPKLGPDGLAAAGRTLGLEAKWDLGADVFTGTVSTGGSATEQAAAAIGQGTTVVSPLAMAGATAAVARGQWEQPKLVLDPAPRQPAPPGPALKAESVAALKTMMRAVVTAGTASALRDVPGEPVYGKTGTAEYDNNPAHTHAWFVGWQGDVAFAVFVEQGGSSTDSAVPISERFLRALAAR, encoded by the coding sequence ATGCTCGTGTCGTACCCCGTTCGTCGTCGCCGATCCCAGCTCCGGCCGATCTTCACCGCGGTGACCGCGGCCGTGCTCGCCGCCGGCGCGCTGGCCGGGTGCTCGACGGAGGACGGCCCCGAGCGCAGCGTCGACGCGTTCCTGGCCGGCTGGCGCTCCGGCGACCTGCACACGGTCGGCTTCATCGACGCGACCGGCGCCCGGATGCCGGCGGCCGAGGTGACCAAGGAGATCCGGGCGCTCTCCGGGGAGCTGGTGGACACCCCGCCGGCGCTGAAGCGCAAGGGCGACGCCAAGATCACCGCGGACACCGCGACCGCCCAGGTGGAGGTCGCCTGGACGCTGCCGGGGCAGACCCGCTGGGCGTACGACCGGCCGGTCCGCCTCAAGCGCGGCGGCGACAACCAGTGGCAGGTGATCTGGGAGCCGGCGCTGGTGCAGGAGCAGCTGGAGGAGGGCGACCGGCTGGCGCTTCGCCGGCAGGCCGCGCCCCGGGCCGGGATGCTGGACGCCGCCGGCGACCCGATCGTCGCGCCCCGCCCGGTGGTCCGGGTCGGGCTGCAGCCGAGCGAGGTCACCGACGTGAAGGCGCTCAACCGGCAGCTCGACGCCGCGTTCAAGGCGATCCGGCCGGCGCTCACCCCGCCGGTCGACCTGTCCGACCTGCCCAAACGGCTCGCCGAGGCCGATCCCGGAGCCTTCGTCGAGGTGGTGACGCTGCGCGACGAGGCGTACCGGCAGATCCGCCCGCGGATCCATGACCTGCCCGGCACCAAGTTCCAGGCCGAGAACCTCGACCTGGCGCCGACCCGGGAGTTCGCCCGTGCGCTGCTCGGCTCGGTCGACCCGGCACAGGCCGACGACCTGAAGGCGCACCCCGACCGGTACGTCGCCGGCGACCTGGTCGGCCACGGCGGCCTCCAGGGCCGGTACGACGACCGCCTGCGTGGGGTTCCCGGGCTCACCGTCGTCACCGAGCGACCCAAGCCCGGAGAGCCGGGGATGACGACCGGGGCCGAGGTGTTCCGCAGCGAGCCGAAGGCCGGCCAGCCGTTGAAGACCACCATCGGCGTTACCACCCAGAACGCCGCCGACGCGGCGCTGCGCGGGGAGAAGCGCCGGTCCGCCCTGGTGGCGGTACGGATCAGCGACGGCGCGGTGCTCGCCGCCGCCAACGGACCCGGCCCGGCCGGGGAGAACCTCGCCTTCACCGCTCAGGTGCCGCCCGGCTCGACGTTCAAGACGGTCAGCGCGCTCGCCCTGCTGGACAAGGGCGCGGTGACCCCGGAGGCGACGGTCGCCTGCCCGAAGGCGTTCGTGGTGGACGGGCGGCCGTTCAAGAACTCGGACAACTTCGAGCTCGGGTCAGTGCCGTTCAGCACCGACTTCGCGAAGTCCTGCAACACCGCCTTCACCTCGCTGGCCCCCAAGCTCGGCCCGGACGGGCTCGCCGCCGCCGGCCGTACCCTCGGCTTGGAGGCGAAGTGGGACCTCGGCGCCGACGTCTTCACCGGCACGGTCTCCACCGGCGGCTCCGCCACCGAGCAGGCCGCCGCGGCGATCGGCCAGGGCACCACCGTGGTCAGCCCGCTCGCGATGGCCGGCGCCACCGCCGCCGTGGCCCGGGGTCAGTGGGAGCAGCCGAAGCTCGTGCTCGACCCGGCGCCGCGGCAGCCCGCCCCGCCGGGTCCGGCCCTCAAGGCGGAGTCCGTCGCGGCGCTGAAGACGATGATGCGCGCGGTGGTCACCGCCGGCACGGCCAGCGCGCTGCGGGACGTCCCCGGCGAGCCGGTGTACGGCAAGACCGGCACCGCCGAGTACGACAACAACCCGGCGCACACCCACGCCTGGTTCGTCGGCTGGCAGGGCGACGTCGCGTTCGCGGTCTTCGTCGAGCAGGGCGGGTCGAGCACGGACAGCGCGGTGCCGATCAGCGAGCGCTTCCTCCGCGCCCTCGCCGCCCGCTGA